The DNA window AGAAGCACTCGGTCAGCATGGGGCTGGAAGTGTCGGACAGTACGAAGTCACCCGCCACCAGCGCTTCCCGGCCCTCCTGGGAGACCCGGAAGCTGCCCTGGGTTACCAGTACGAGTTGGTAGCCCTCGGGATCGCCCTGTCGGATGTGCCTCGCTGACCGCCACGCCCGCACCGGGGAGAACTCGAACGCCGACAACGCCACGGGGCCCAGTGGCATGTCTTGGATGGCTGCGTGGAAGTCGTCCCTTCGGTCACTGCTCAGCGACAGGGGCATGACCTCGTTGGAGACGGTTTCGAGGAACCATTCGAACCTGTCCGTTGGCGGCACGACTGAAGCCGACGCCCTCGACCAACCCACAGAACCCCCGCATACGCGTCATGCCAAAACAGGCCAACTGGCCCGATTATCTCATGATCCCAATGGGGGGCGGGGACCGCGGTGCTGCCGAAGGTCTGGTGACATCGCGCTCACCGCGGGACCAGGTGCGGGGCGGCACGCCGGATCAGGTGGAGGAGCTTGTCGTCAGCAGTGGTGCTCATGGTGCCGATCGGGCCTGCCGCTCCGGAGAAGTCAGCGGAGGCGGGCCAACAGCGGGATCCATGCGTGGTGGTCAAGCGGTCTGCACGAAATGCGAAGGCACTCCGCACAACATGCACACTGCGACCGCAGCCACGCGATGTCTAATCAAGCGTCGAAGCAACGTGACGGCACCGTTGGGAAGGGCAGGCATAACCTCCTGCTCTGCGTGGTTGTTGCGACTGTTTCGTCTGTGTGCAGGGGATGACCAAGGCGTGGGGTGGGTGCGCATGCGCGGTGTGTCGTGTGTTTCGGGCCGATTGGCGTCTCGTGTTGCCGGGTTGTCATGCAGCGGATGAGTCGCGTAGTACCGCTGCTGCCGCCGCGGCTGCTGGACGGCGCCGACGAACCGACGATGGAGAGGCTCCTCACCCGGCTGCCCGCAGCCGCGTACGCCGACTGCGCAACCCGGTGGATCACTGAAGGCGCCGCTCTCGACCGATGAGGTCCCCGCACCACGCGCTGACGCGTCCACGGCAGCCGCCACCGTTCGCCGGCCCTTGCGGCCACGCGAGCACGACCTCGTCTTCCTTAGTAGCAGGACCGACTCGACCGTGAAAGTTCTGATTTTGTCTGCATCTGCGTCTGTCTCCGTACATCTCATTCCGCTCCGGAACGTCTCGGTGGCCGAGGCCGCCGCATGGCATCAGGTCGTCGCGGCCTCGATGGCCCATGACCTGCCCGGAGTGCCGGCCCCGGACCCCGGGCAGGTCCACGCCCAGCTCACCCAACCCGCTCTGGGCAGCCACCGGCTGATCTGGCTGGCCACGGGGGCGGACGGGGGCCCCGTCGGAATTGCCGGCCTGCGGGTGTTCACCTCCCCGGGCCAGGAGCACCTGTCCGAACTGGAACTGCACGTCGACCCCGCGCACCGGCGCCTGGGAATCGGCTCCCTCCTGCTGGCGGAGGTCGTGGCGGCCTGTCACGCCGAGAACCGGCGCAGCCTCATCGCCGCAGCCGCGGCCGACAGCCCGGGCGAAGCCTTCAGCGAACGGCGCGGCTTCAGCCGGGCGCTCACCCTCGATCACCTCCTGCTGCGCCTCGACGAGCTGCCCGACGCGGACCAGCCCCTGACCTCCGATACCGCGCCTCCGGGTTACCGGCTGGCCGGCTGGACCGGCACGGTCCCCGACGAGTTCGCCGACGCCTTCGCCTCGGCCAAGACCGCCATGAACGACATGCCCGTCGGTGACATGGACTACGGCAGCGTGGCCTGGGACGCCGACCGCGTTCGTGCCATGGCCAAGGTGATCGCCGACCGCGGCGACACACTGCTGACGCTCGCTGCGGTCCACGATGACGGCACCATGGCCGGCTACACCGAAGTCCTGCTCCCCCAGGGCTCCGGACCGCGTGCCCAGCAGTACGACACGGCGGTCGTGCCCGCGCATCGCGGTCACGGCCTGGGCGTGTGGGTCAAGACCGCCATGGTGCGGCGCCTGCGCGCCGAACATCCCGACGTCGTCGAGATCGAGACGGACAACGCCGAGGACAACGTCCACATGCTGGCCGTCAACCACCGTCTGGGATACCGCTCCTACCGGCGCACCCTCGAGTTCCAGCTCGACCTGCCCTCGGCCTGATCCCCCCGTGGTCGCACCCACTTCCGGACCGGTGAAGACGCGAAGACCTCAGACGAGCCGGCCGGGCCATTGCCGCACCCGCGACGGTTGCACCGCCGGCCCCGGACGCGTCGGCCCGTACGGCTTCCTCCCCTTCGGCGGTGCGATGCCGTCCCGCCCGTCCGAAGCAGTACGCCGCCTCCCGCGCTCGCCCATCCCGGCCCGGCGGACTCCGCAGGCGTACACGCCGATCACGCTCGTCCGCGTACTCGGGGGGAGGGGACGGCCCTGGGCACCGGCCCGCTCGACAGCCTCTTGCGCAAACGAACTTCGCTCCGACACCCCGGAGAGTCTCAGCCTCAGGTCTCGCCCCTCTCCCCCATCACGTGCCGCCCGCAGCGGACGACCGGAACTGAGCATCCCGCCGACGACTCAGCCGCCACCCGCCACCCGCCACCCGCCACCCGCCACCACAAACACTCTCCGAGGAGCTGCCATGCATGTGTCCGCCTCCACCATTTCCCTGACCGTCGCCGACGTCGACGCCTCCCGCGACTTCTTTCTCACCCACCTCGGCTACCAGGTGGCCCTGGCCGACGACGGCTTCTGCTCGCTGACCCGCGAGGACGCCGGAGTCGACATCGTCCTGCTCCGCAAGGGGACCGAGGTACTGCCCGCCGAACAGCGGGACCGGGAGGCGGGCGGGCTGATCGTCGCGCTCACGGTCAGCCGCCTCGCCGCAGAGGAGGCACGGCTGCGTGACGCCGGCGCCCCCATCACCATGCCGCTGCGGGAAGAACCCTGGGGCGAGCGGCTGTTCCAGCTGACCGACCCCAACGGTGTCGTCGTCCAGCTCGTCGAATGGGCCGTCCCGGACGACGGCACGGACGGGAACGAAGGCACCGTCGTACGGGTGATCACCCCCTCGGCCGACGACGTCACCAGCTCCCCGAACGCCACCATGACGCGCCTCGCGGCCCCCAGCCTCGGCAGCGCCGAGCTCAGTACCTGGACGGTCACGATGGAGGCCGGAGCGACCGGACCCGAGCATTCCATCAGCCGTGAGCAGGTCTGGACGGTCACAGTGGGCGCCTTGGAGGTGACCTGTGACGGCCGCACCGAGAAGGTCCTGGCCGGCCAGAGCCTGATCCTGCCGCCGGCCCTTGTCCGCCGGATCCACGCTCCGGAGCGGGCCGAGGCCCATGTCGCGATGCGCTCCGACGGAGTCGCCTCGGTGCCCGGCAGCGAGGGCACCCGCGAACTTCCCTGGGCGCGGTGACAGCGACCGCCGTACGAGCTTGTCCCCCGGCGGCTCCGGCACGATCCGAATCCGTACCGCACCATCGCCGACCGAGGTCGGCGGCCACAGAAACGAGAACGACGAAATGCGTGTGCTGATCATGGCCTACGGGTCACGCGGCGACATCATGCCGCCGGCCGCACTCGCGGCACGGCTGCGGGAACTCGGCGCGGACGTGCGCGTGTGCGCGCCGCCGGACGAGGAGTTCGCACAGCTGCTGGCCGGCATGGGTGTGGAGCACGTGCCGTTCGGCCGGCCCGTGCGCCCGTTGGTGACCGGCGCGCCGCCGTCACCTGGCTTTGCCACCGAGTTCGCCGCCGAGCTGGTCGCAGAGCACTTCGGCACGGTCGCCGCGGCCGCCGAGGGATGCGACGTGCTGGTGGCGAGCGGCCTGATGCCGGCCGGCGCACGGTCGGTGGCCGAGAAGCTGGGAATCCGCTACGTATACGCCTGCTTCCACTCCTTCGAGATGCCGTCGGCGCACTTCTCGCCGTCGCCGCGACCGGGCCCGCCGATGTCGACCGACGCGATCGACATGTCCGACAACCGGGCCCTGTGGAACCTGGACGTTCAGAAGGTGAACGCGCTGTACCTCGCGCCGCTCAACACCCACCGGGAGGCGATCGGGCTGCCGCCGGTGGACAACGTCCGAGACCATGTCTTCGGCGACTGGCCGTGGCTGGCGGCGGATCCGGTTCTGGGGCCGTGGCAGGAGCTGACGGACCTCGACCTCGTGCAGACGGGCGCGTGGATCCTGCCGGACGTACGCCCGCTGCCGACCGACCTGGAGCAGTTCCTGGACGCCGGGACACCGCCGGTGTTCGTGGGCTTCGGCAGCATGCCGATGCGCACCGCGACGGACGTCGCCCGCATCACCGTCGAGGCGGTTCGCGCCCAGGGCCGGCGCGTACTCGTCTCGCGTGGCTGGGCCGACCTGGGTTTGGTCGACGACGCGGACGACTGCTTCGCCGTCGGTGACGTCAACCACCAGGAGCTGTTCCGCCGGGTGGCGGCCGTCGTCCATCATGGCGGCGCGGGCACGACGACGACGGCGGCCCGGGCCGGCGCGCCCCAGGTGGTGGTTCCCCAGTTCGTGGATCAGCCCCACTGGGCCGCTCGGGTCGCCGACCTGGGCATCGGCGCGGCTCACGACGGTCCGAACCCGACCTTCGCCTCTCTGTCGGCCGCTCTCGGGACGGCCCTGGCCCCCGAGACGGAAGCACGGGCGAAAGCCGTCGCCGGCACGATCCGCACAGACGGGACGACAGTGGCCGCGAAACTGCTCCTCGACACAGCGAACACCACGCCACTGAGCCGTGAGGAGATCTCCGGCATCGCGCATGCCGATC is part of the Streptomyces agglomeratus genome and encodes:
- a CDS encoding VOC family protein, yielding MHVSASTISLTVADVDASRDFFLTHLGYQVALADDGFCSLTREDAGVDIVLLRKGTEVLPAEQRDREAGGLIVALTVSRLAAEEARLRDAGAPITMPLREEPWGERLFQLTDPNGVVVQLVEWAVPDDGTDGNEGTVVRVITPSADDVTSSPNATMTRLAAPSLGSAELSTWTVTMEAGATGPEHSISREQVWTVTVGALEVTCDGRTEKVLAGQSLILPPALVRRIHAPERAEAHVAMRSDGVASVPGSEGTRELPWAR
- a CDS encoding GNAT family N-acetyltransferase, encoding MAEAAAWHQVVAASMAHDLPGVPAPDPGQVHAQLTQPALGSHRLIWLATGADGGPVGIAGLRVFTSPGQEHLSELELHVDPAHRRLGIGSLLLAEVVAACHAENRRSLIAAAAADSPGEAFSERRGFSRALTLDHLLLRLDELPDADQPLTSDTAPPGYRLAGWTGTVPDEFADAFASAKTAMNDMPVGDMDYGSVAWDADRVRAMAKVIADRGDTLLTLAAVHDDGTMAGYTEVLLPQGSGPRAQQYDTAVVPAHRGHGLGVWVKTAMVRRLRAEHPDVVEIETDNAEDNVHMLAVNHRLGYRSYRRTLEFQLDLPSA